The following coding sequences lie in one Micromonospora sp. R77 genomic window:
- a CDS encoding RHS repeat-associated core domain-containing protein produces the protein MLSTPRRLIAATLTAILSAGALAVPPAQAKPHPTHHSVPVEKLDSIGGPAKHKALPTKPAKTATWAKPIWPAPGRARAALPATTTRAAAAIPARVGSLPVTVTRAATTTGRTVTGVDVEVHDRGKSPSAWRNGLLLTLRPEGAAGPADVDVTVDYSTFRHAYGGNWSSRLKLWTLPSCALTTPSAADCRATAVKSVNSVAEGTVSARVAVGSAGTVMALAAGPAGVQGDYSATPLAASSTWSSGGSTGNFTWSYDMRVPPAAGLAPKVSLAYSSGTVDGRSSAENSQPSWVGEGFDYSPGFIERSYVPCSEDMAGSANNTVKTGDLCWRSYNATMSLNGGGSELVFEAGKGWHSRDEDGAKIEKLPGASNGANGGEHWKVTTTDGTQYFFGLNNPPGQSTATNSTWTVPVAGNHTNEPCNGGTFATSFCNQAWRWNLDYVVDPRGNTMSYWYSPETNRYGKNLNASDKAVYTRGGTLSRIDYGTWDRSGSRSIISTGQVTFTALDRCDSNCTNHSPGVSWKDVPWDQECTSTATTCGTNYAPTFWSTKRLAKVTTRVWDTTKTTPAWQDVDSWTFTHTYPSVGDGSDYAGMWLASIVHTGLVTNTTATGSTATVPDNLAPIALPPVTFEPTSLQNRVLASHNTTNNRNRIGNIITETGSKIQVTYSDRECSSSNLPSAPETNTKLCYPVIGPDPYNPDGPDIREWWHKYVVRQVSQSDIPAVVDGLDYQAPVQNTFYDYLGDPAWHYADDDGLIKPKRKTWSQFRGYRTVETRTGDAPRQTLTRTTFLQGMHGDRLNTAGGSRTVAIGASLGSETVYDEDQFAGMIREEVVYNGTLTKPVSKTVHVPWRSPETATRTINGDAVTARFVNTKTTYQATALGVDGQDGWRTTRTQASFDDSYGTVTWTQDDGEWPTTGDEQCTTLTYNRNTNANITGTVKQTTTTGLACGQNPTSTNDIISDTRNTYDGAANPDIEPTYGAVTKVEKLKTWSASTGTTWQTTAQSTQDVFGRLASATDVRGNTTLTTYTPATGPVASVTTKSPDPNGGTDWSTTVTNAPYWGAPVKTTDPNGRVKDSTYDPLGRVSKVWAVGWDRANREATPSASYSYSYASGRNAYPYVQVRTLHAGGGYLTTYQIFDALLRPRQTQSTGANGDRVITDTIYDKSGRVDATYAAHGKIGAPSGTLWAQPESSVPAVTRTVYDDASRPTASILLGTDEVISQVEKWRTTTTYLGDRTSVTPPKGGTPTTTVTDAQGRIIELRQHITSQGIDGAYQSTRYTYNRKGKLTTVADADGNEWTYAFDVKGRQTSSSDPDKGTTNSTYYDTDDLATTTDARGEVLAYQYDTLGRKIGLYDDTISTATKRASWKYDKTDIMFGGEVVRGQLTEATRFDPPGSTNAYKQRFLSFTKRYQPGAVQYVIPATETGLNTTWEIGYGYREQDGSPSSVTMPAAGDLSASETVTTTYDATSGLPVTLTTGSTYGGSYVIGQQYTAYGEPTLTTRKSNAGNYVDETNTYDLTTRRLTNTHVKPETSTGTVSNRTYDTDDAGNITSITDQPQVGPTDTQCFQQDPLGRLTTAWTPKSGVDCTTAPSVGNLGGPAPYWHDWTFDKVGNRLTDTAHTSGGDTKHSYIVPAGGKDVVQPHATTAVTTETPGQPTVTNAYAYDNAGNTTCRPAGSSTNACASGSASQNLSWDPEGHLTSISGDAPTAGSNIYDVGGNRLIRRDATGTTLYLPDMEIRWNGTNRNTTRYYTFGGKLIASRTAGALTWLFADHQGTQYATVSNSSTQTVAHRYQTPYGNSRGSQVSWVNPKGFVGGDNSPTGLIHLGVREYDPNLGRFISVDPLQDLADPQQWNAYSYASNSPVTSSDPSGLSPEDAQWAGGKPSRHSQINTELRYGGAGCGSECKAEQRQDNEKRRWNPTNLRCQSRCIHLDPESPSSRKTKKVVPDAVSTGQWLCLAQKCVAGSPMIQCAKFNDCRNVEKYLDDTSCANSVVCITRKLVDIIAVALVIYAPALAASGGVVAGSRLLRPATASSRGISQFGGVISEEGVNAAGGRLFVSSGEIAQNDFVGIVNGALMRGDEVHIISGAHGLPDGSLISDAGFYADDVARFGSLPGVTVHNLPSMSPAEVQQVLQGPGTIIGGFCNSAVCLASFK, from the coding sequence ATGCTGTCCACGCCACGTCGCCTGATCGCGGCGACCCTGACCGCGATCCTCAGCGCCGGCGCGCTCGCAGTACCCCCGGCGCAGGCCAAGCCACACCCGACGCACCACAGCGTCCCGGTCGAGAAGCTCGACTCGATCGGCGGACCGGCGAAGCACAAGGCGCTGCCGACCAAGCCGGCGAAGACCGCGACGTGGGCCAAGCCGATTTGGCCGGCGCCGGGCCGAGCCCGCGCCGCCCTACCGGCGACCACCACTCGCGCCGCAGCCGCCATCCCTGCCCGTGTCGGAAGCCTGCCGGTCACGGTGACCCGTGCCGCGACCACCACCGGCCGCACCGTCACCGGAGTCGATGTCGAGGTCCACGACCGCGGCAAGAGCCCCAGCGCCTGGCGAAACGGCCTCCTGCTGACCCTCCGTCCTGAGGGTGCGGCAGGGCCGGCGGACGTTGATGTCACCGTCGACTACAGCACCTTCCGCCACGCCTATGGCGGAAACTGGTCCTCACGGCTCAAGCTATGGACGCTCCCATCCTGTGCTCTGACGACCCCCTCCGCAGCCGACTGCCGAGCGACCGCGGTGAAGTCGGTCAATTCCGTCGCAGAGGGGACCGTGAGCGCCCGGGTGGCCGTAGGGTCGGCTGGCACGGTGATGGCCCTCGCGGCAGGTCCCGCTGGTGTGCAGGGTGACTACTCCGCCACGCCGCTGGCCGCGTCTTCTACCTGGTCCTCCGGCGGATCGACCGGCAACTTCACCTGGTCCTACGACATGCGCGTCCCGCCGGCGGCCGGTTTGGCGCCGAAGGTGTCCCTGGCCTACTCCTCCGGAACTGTCGACGGGCGCTCGAGCGCGGAGAACAGCCAACCGTCGTGGGTCGGTGAGGGCTTCGACTACTCACCCGGGTTCATCGAACGTAGCTACGTGCCGTGCAGCGAGGACATGGCCGGCTCGGCCAACAACACGGTGAAGACCGGCGACCTGTGCTGGCGCTCCTACAACGCGACCATGTCCCTCAACGGTGGCGGCAGCGAACTGGTCTTCGAAGCCGGCAAGGGCTGGCACTCCCGCGACGAGGACGGCGCGAAGATCGAGAAGCTACCCGGGGCTAGTAACGGCGCCAACGGCGGTGAGCACTGGAAGGTCACCACCACCGACGGCACCCAGTACTTCTTCGGCCTGAACAACCCACCCGGCCAGAGCACCGCCACGAACTCTACGTGGACCGTCCCGGTCGCCGGGAACCACACTAATGAGCCGTGCAACGGTGGCACCTTCGCGACGTCGTTCTGCAACCAGGCCTGGCGGTGGAACCTCGACTACGTTGTCGACCCCCGCGGCAACACCATGTCCTACTGGTACAGCCCGGAGACGAACCGGTACGGCAAGAACCTCAACGCCAGCGACAAGGCCGTCTACACCCGTGGTGGCACGCTGAGCCGCATCGATTACGGCACCTGGGACCGGTCCGGGAGCCGATCCATCATCTCCACCGGGCAGGTCACGTTCACCGCCCTGGACCGCTGCGACTCGAACTGCACCAACCACAGCCCCGGTGTCAGCTGGAAAGACGTCCCCTGGGACCAGGAATGCACCTCTACCGCCACCACCTGCGGCACCAACTACGCGCCCACGTTCTGGTCCACCAAGCGGCTGGCGAAGGTGACGACCCGCGTGTGGGACACCACCAAGACCACCCCGGCCTGGCAGGACGTCGACTCCTGGACGTTTACGCACACGTACCCGTCGGTCGGTGACGGCAGCGACTACGCCGGCATGTGGCTGGCCTCCATCGTGCACACCGGTCTGGTCACCAACACCACTGCCACCGGATCCACCGCCACCGTTCCCGACAACCTCGCCCCGATCGCTTTGCCGCCGGTGACGTTCGAACCCACGTCCCTGCAGAACCGGGTCCTCGCCTCGCACAACACCACGAACAACCGCAACCGGATCGGCAACATCATCACCGAAACTGGATCCAAGATCCAGGTCACTTACAGCGACCGCGAATGCTCCTCCAGCAATCTGCCCAGCGCGCCGGAGACCAACACAAAGCTTTGTTACCCGGTCATCGGGCCGGATCCCTACAACCCTGACGGCCCGGACATCCGCGAGTGGTGGCACAAGTACGTCGTCCGGCAGGTGTCCCAGTCCGACATCCCCGCTGTCGTCGACGGCCTCGACTACCAGGCCCCCGTGCAGAACACCTTCTACGACTACCTCGGTGACCCGGCCTGGCACTACGCCGACGACGACGGGCTCATCAAACCCAAGCGCAAGACGTGGAGCCAGTTCCGCGGCTACCGCACCGTCGAAACCCGCACCGGTGACGCACCCCGGCAGACCCTGACCCGCACCACCTTCCTGCAGGGCATGCACGGCGACCGCCTCAACACCGCCGGCGGCAGCCGCACCGTCGCCATCGGCGCGTCATTGGGCTCGGAGACCGTCTACGACGAGGACCAGTTCGCCGGCATGATCCGCGAGGAGGTCGTCTACAACGGCACTCTCACCAAGCCGGTCAGCAAGACCGTCCACGTACCCTGGCGCTCCCCGGAAACCGCGACGCGCACCATCAACGGCGACGCCGTCACCGCCCGGTTCGTCAACACGAAGACCACCTACCAGGCGACCGCGCTCGGCGTCGACGGACAGGACGGCTGGCGCACTACGCGCACCCAGGCGAGCTTCGACGACTCCTACGGCACCGTCACCTGGACACAGGACGACGGCGAGTGGCCCACGACCGGCGACGAGCAGTGCACGACGCTCACGTACAACCGCAACACCAACGCGAACATCACCGGCACGGTCAAACAAACCACGACAACCGGGCTGGCCTGCGGCCAAAATCCGACCAGCACCAACGACATCATCTCCGACACCCGCAACACCTACGACGGCGCTGCCAACCCGGACATTGAACCCACCTACGGTGCGGTCACCAAGGTGGAGAAGCTCAAGACGTGGTCCGCATCCACCGGCACCACCTGGCAAACCACCGCCCAGAGCACCCAGGACGTATTCGGTCGCCTCGCCTCTGCCACGGATGTACGCGGCAACACCACCCTCACCACCTATACGCCGGCCACCGGCCCGGTCGCTTCCGTCACCACGAAGAGCCCCGACCCCAACGGGGGCACCGACTGGAGCACCACCGTCACCAACGCCCCCTACTGGGGAGCACCGGTCAAGACCACCGACCCCAACGGCCGCGTCAAGGACAGCACCTACGACCCGCTCGGCCGGGTCAGCAAGGTATGGGCCGTCGGCTGGGACCGCGCCAACCGCGAGGCCACGCCGTCGGCCTCTTACAGCTACTCCTACGCGTCGGGTCGCAACGCATACCCGTACGTCCAGGTCAGGACCCTCCACGCCGGCGGCGGATATCTGACCACGTATCAGATCTTCGACGCCCTGCTGCGGCCCCGCCAGACACAGTCCACCGGCGCGAACGGTGACCGTGTCATCACCGACACGATCTACGACAAGTCAGGTCGTGTCGACGCGACCTACGCCGCCCACGGCAAGATCGGCGCGCCATCGGGCACCCTGTGGGCCCAGCCTGAGTCGTCGGTGCCCGCCGTGACCCGCACCGTCTACGACGACGCGTCCCGCCCCACCGCCAGCATCCTTCTCGGCACCGACGAGGTCATCAGCCAGGTCGAGAAGTGGCGCACCACCACCACCTACCTCGGCGACCGAACCAGCGTCACCCCACCCAAGGGCGGTACTCCCACCACCACCGTCACGGACGCTCAAGGCCGCATCATCGAGCTGCGGCAGCACATCACCAGCCAGGGCATCGACGGCGCCTACCAGAGCACCCGCTACACCTACAACCGCAAGGGCAAGCTGACCACCGTCGCCGACGCCGACGGCAACGAATGGACCTACGCTTTCGACGTCAAGGGCCGCCAAACCTCCAGTAGCGACCCCGACAAGGGCACCACCAACAGCACGTACTACGACACCGACGACCTCGCCACCACCACCGACGCACGGGGCGAGGTCTTGGCCTATCAGTACGACACACTCGGACGCAAAATCGGTCTCTACGACGACACCATCTCCACCGCCACCAAGCGGGCGAGCTGGAAGTACGACAAGACCGACATCATGTTCGGCGGTGAGGTCGTCCGGGGACAGCTCACCGAAGCCACCCGCTTCGACCCACCCGGCTCCACCAACGCCTACAAGCAACGGTTCCTCTCTTTCACCAAGCGCTACCAGCCCGGCGCGGTGCAGTACGTCATCCCCGCCACGGAAACCGGCCTGAACACCACCTGGGAGATCGGCTACGGCTACCGGGAGCAAGACGGCTCACCCAGCAGCGTCACCATGCCCGCCGCCGGTGACCTCAGCGCCAGCGAAACCGTCACCACCACCTACGATGCCACCTCCGGCCTGCCCGTCACCCTCACTACCGGCTCCACCTACGGCGGCAGCTACGTCATCGGACAGCAGTACACCGCCTACGGCGAACCCACCCTCACCACCCGCAAATCCAACGCCGGCAACTACGTCGACGAGACCAACACCTACGACCTGACCACCCGCCGGCTCACCAACACTCACGTCAAACCCGAAACCTCCACCGGCACCGTCTCCAACCGCACCTACGACACCGACGACGCCGGCAACATCACCTCCATCACCGACCAACCCCAGGTCGGCCCGACCGACACCCAGTGCTTCCAGCAGGACCCGCTCGGCCGGCTCACCACCGCCTGGACCCCCAAGTCCGGCGTCGACTGCACGACCGCACCGTCGGTCGGGAACCTCGGCGGCCCAGCCCCCTACTGGCACGACTGGACCTTCGACAAGGTCGGCAACCGCCTCACCGACACCGCCCACACCAGCGGCGGCGACACCAAACACAGCTACATCGTCCCCGCCGGCGGCAAGGACGTAGTGCAACCGCACGCCACGACCGCCGTCACCACCGAAACACCCGGGCAACCGACCGTCACCAACGCCTACGCCTACGACAACGCCGGGAACACCACCTGCCGACCCGCCGGCAGCAGCACCAACGCCTGTGCTTCAGGAAGCGCTTCTCAAAACCTGTCCTGGGACCCCGAGGGACACCTCACCAGCATTTCCGGCGATGCTCCTACGGCTGGCAGCAACATTTATGACGTCGGCGGCAACCGCCTCATCCGGAGAGATGCTACCGGCACTACCCTCTACCTGCCGGATATGGAAATCCGCTGGAACGGCACTAATCGCAATACGACACGCTATTACACGTTCGGTGGCAAGCTCATCGCCTCCCGCACTGCTGGCGCCCTCACCTGGTTGTTCGCTGACCATCAAGGCACCCAATACGCCACGGTCAGCAACTCGAGCACACAGACTGTTGCCCACCGCTACCAAACCCCCTACGGAAACTCCCGCGGGTCACAAGTCTCCTGGGTCAACCCCAAGGGTTTCGTTGGTGGCGATAACAGTCCCACCGGGTTGATCCACCTCGGCGTACGCGAATACGACCCCAATCTCGGTCGATTCATCTCTGTAGACCCCCTACAAGACTTGGCAGATCCGCAGCAATGGAATGCCTATTCCTACGCTAGCAATAGTCCGGTCACCTCAAGCGACCCGAGTGGGCTTAGTCCAGAGGACGCCCAATGGGCCGGTGGGAAGCCGTCGCGCCACTCCCAAATCAACACCGAACTGAGGTATGGCGGCGCTGGTTGCGGATCGGAGTGCAAGGCGGAGCAGCGGCAGGACAACGAGAAGCGCAGGTGGAATCCAACCAATCTCAGGTGTCAATCACGCTGCATCCACTTGGATCCGGAGTCACCTTCCTCGCGCAAGACGAAGAAAGTGGTTCCTGATGCGGTTTCAACTGGACAGTGGCTTTGCTTGGCGCAAAAGTGCGTGGCGGGATCACCGATGATTCAGTGCGCCAAGTTCAACGACTGCAGAAACGTCGAAAAATATCTTGATGACACAAGCTGTGCTAACTCTGTTGTATGTATAACGAGGAAGCTTGTAGACATCATCGCTGTAGCCTTAGTGATTTATGCTCCGGCGCTCGCCGCGTCGGGGGGAGTTGTTGCAGGTTCAAGACTTCTCCGGCCGGCAACAGCTAGTTCGCGCGGCATAAGTCAATTCGGCGGTGTGATATCAGAGGAAGGTGTCAACGCGGCCGGAGGGCGTCTGTTTGTTTCTAGTGGAGAGATCGCTCAAAATGACTTCGTGGGCATCGTCAACGGCGCCTTAATGCGGGGCGACGAAGTGCACATCATCAGCGGCGCCCACGGGCTCCCCGACGGCTCACTGATCTCTGATGCCGGCTTCTATGCTGATGATGTCGCAAGGTTTGGTAGTCTCCCTGGAGTTACTGTCCACAACCTGCCGTCGATGTCTCCTGCTGAGGTGCAGCAGGTGCTTCAAGGGCCGGGTACAATTATCGGCGGCTTCTGCAACAGCGCCGTTTGTCTTGCATCCTTCAAGTGA